The following DNA comes from Neovison vison isolate M4711 chromosome 13, ASM_NN_V1, whole genome shotgun sequence.
ATGTGGGCTTGGGGTTCTGCTTTTATTGGGGCTGATGGTGGGAATCTGGGGTTTCGCACACTCACTCAGTTGAATTGAAAACACAGGGGACGGGAATTTAGTATGCTGGAAGAGAAAGCAAGTGGCCCGAGGGGTCGGTTATCTAAATCAACCAAAATCGCTCAAGCAGAGGAGCCTCTGTGGAGGAAGGCAGTTGGGATGTTTAGGGCTGTTTAGTCTTGTGACTAGTTACGTGTTTATTCTAGATATTGAAGGATGCCTCTTTGAAATGCACGCCTCAGTCATCAAAGCTTAAGTCAGCACTTGcattgtaaaaaggaaaaaagactggGAGGGATTACACAACAGGTATTCAGCAGGTATTCCTGGGCTGACCTTCACCTACAGCACTGATATGAAATAtgcaagacaaagaaaatatgcCCAGTGCCCGCCCCCCACACACTAGGCATTGCGCATCTCTCATTGTTGTAGACCAGGGGTTCTCCTGACAAAGAACTGAAACCCACTCGAACCAGCATAGATTAAAAGGGGACTTAGGGAAGGGACACTGGGGAATCTCCAAGAAACAGAGCAAAAGGTCAGCCGGGCTTTGCTGCCAGCAAcgtcccaccccccccccccgcctcccccaacTGCCGGCCACTGCTCCCCTCGGCCTCCACCAACCCCCGCTCATGCTGGCCCTGCCCCACCTACTGACCTTGCCCTTGGAGTAAGTTGTGAGGCTCTTTGTCTCTTATCAGTAGTGTCTACAGTTTACTCTGGCATTCTCCCCACTTATTACAAAAAGAGCAGAAtgtaatgaataataaatatccAAATCGGCGCAAAGCCTGGGTGCTTGCGCAGGGATAATGTTGCTGAAACAGAGTTATATCTTTGCAGGGTCAGCACCATGTGATAACCCAGAAGGGTTGCTCATGGCCCATGAGCTGACCTCAGAAGGTCCAGGTTTGGCCTTAGACAGGCCAGCGTTGGGGAGAGCAGGCTGTAGACGCTTCATCCTGGGGCCACAGAACTCACACAGCAGCAACCCAGCATGAAATGACTGAAGTTACAGTTGATTCTAAGTGCCGGAGGAACATAGAGAAAACAATGGTAAATAAGGGTTAGATTTGCCGAGGGTCTCAGACACGTTGGAGGTATAAATACACTTAACATGTTTAAAACATGTTTGGAGAAAGCACCTGTTCTCTTCCAAGCTTTACCCAGTTTGCATggaatttactttttcctttacaTTCTACGATGGGAGTTCTCCTAGTTACTAAACACCCATCGACAACCCAAGTGTGAATGATGCCTCAGGAGTCCAACTGCCCATCCTTGGGATGCCACAAAAATACGAATTCACAGAACTTGTTGGACTTTCAAGCTGTTTCCATGGTATCTGGAATACTTTGCTGCATTTACTcatcccctctctgtctgctgctagTCTGGGGCTCCCCAAGCATGAAGCCTTCATCACCTTGGCCCTCAGAGCCAATGGCCCAGTACCTGGCCTGACCCAGGCCCACTGAGGGTTATAGGAGCAGACACCCGGCAAGAGGTGTCCCCAGCCGAGTTGCTGGACACTGCCAGGCCAATGACACATCCCCCTCGGTCCGGGGACAGCACAGAGGCAGGGAAGACACGGCTGCTCAGGGAATCTCTAGCAACTAAGCTGAGGCTTGGCGTGGTGCCCGCAGGCCTGGGTACACGCGCCCACACCACCCCCCCACTCTGCTTTGCCAATCACTAGCATTGCATGACTGGGTTCCGCTTCTCCCCTGGCCTTGGCATTCTGCAGGCTGCAGAGAAAGTTACCtacttcccctttttttttttttttttcctagtataaAGGCTGCCACTATGGTTTCCTGACAGGCTGCCAGACCCTAGGATGCAGCTTCTCGGTCCCAGCTTCCCCCATCCCTCAGAGTGGCATTGGCTTTGAAGCTGCCCTAGCAGAGTGTAACCACAAGGCTTGTCTTAGGGGCGAGGGAGCAGTTCCTAGTCACCCAGGCCCTGGGCCCGTTGCTCTGAACCCCTTTGTCTGTGCTGATCCTGCCAGAGTCCACATGCAAGTGGTAGaaaatgtgctcttttttttttttcttcctgtgcttGCTATGCTGAGCCAGGCTGTGGGGCTGGCCGGAGCTCCTCGGCCCTCTTTTTGCCCTCCTCCCcctattttcttatcttttcttgcCTATAGCTGTCCTCCCCCAGTTCAGGTCAGTCCCATGTTACCATCAAAATGAACCTTGCCTATGTGCGCCTGCTCAGAAGCCCACCTGCCTGTCCACTCTGGCAAAGCGCATGCACTTATGTGAGCCCGGGGGGCTGAgctcctgctctgtgccaggaatgCCTCGGTTCTGCCAATATTCACACCCTGGAGGTGGcgggagggaggcagacagaaCCCCAGAATTCCAGTCCCGGTCACATGGGTCAGGGTGCGCCccagagctggaggtggggacaCAGAGGCGTATACGGGAGGTCCAGATGGGTCAGGAAGGCTCCACCAAACGGGTTCCATCTGACCTGGGTGGTGAGGGGTGTTAAGAGTTTGCCAGGTGGAGAGGGTAGAAAAAGGagtccaagcagagggaacagcatttGCAAGACCTTAAGGTAGGATAGCCCCGTGACATGTTCAGGAAGGAGTGAGTAGGTAACTGCTCCGCAGGTGAAGCTGGAAAAGATGTGCAGGTCCGGATACCATAGGCCTTGAATACCAGGCTAAAAGGTCGGCAGTGATTCAATCCTGAACAAAGAGCAACCCAGGGTCTGCTCTGTGCGCAGCATCGTCTCGCAAGGAGGAGACTGGCTGGAGGTGTGGGCAGGCTAAGGCCTGGGTCTAAGTGAACAGTGAGAATGTCCAGGTGTAGGCGGACAGTTCCGTTCATCATCTGCCCATGACTTCATCTTTACCCAAAGGAAGGTCTTAAAAGAACCTGGAGGGGAGCGTCAGGGGCTCGGCTCACACGTGGGGCTGCTGCCAGTTCACCTTTGAGTCGGACTGGCTTCTCCTTGCTGGAGCGCGTCCCAGGAGACAACTTGTACTGGTCCCGTGTAGACGGGCACACGGGGCTTCCGGTGCTCACCCCTTGGGGCCAGAACATCTGTGTGCTTAGCGTGAAGCACCCGGGAGAGTGGGTCAGTCATGCAGAGGTCGGTAGCTGCCCCAGAGAGCAAATGCAGGGCCCAGACCATCTGAAAACCAGCCTGCTCTGGCCGTGAGAGAGCCTGAGGGTCCCCTCGCATGCTGGGCTCCCCACGTCCGCTGGCGGTGACTGTGAGGCACGCAGAGCTTTGTGAATGGGGAACAGTTACTGTGAACAGTTATCATCCCTGTCATTATGGAAACAGCTGGCCAGCTGCCTCAGGCTGTCCCACACAGGGTCTCTGCCCAGGCCagggctgaacagggagcccctttctcctccctgggAGGGACACATGTTCTGGGGTGGGGGCTGTACACACAATCACTTTCAGTCAGTGTCCCAGCAGCCTCATTGTCATGGACTGTACCTTGCTCTCCATGACTGGAGTTGCCAGCCCCTGGCCGACCAGGTGACAAAGGCCCACCTCCCTGGGCGTGCCTGACTCAGGGCAGGCACACAATGGCTGCCATCCGCCATCTTATCATGTTCCCTTTCTTTCAACGTCTAGAGCCTGTGGTGTTCTTACCACATCCCCGGTTCTGGGGTGCACACCACACTGTAGCTCCGACCCTGGGTGAGCAACTCAGATGGGAAGTGTTGCAAGTTCCTATGAAGGAAGACACAGATCCCCAGGGGCTGAGCACACAGGCTTTAGATCTAGTCTGACGGGGTTCAAATCCCGGTTCCTCCACTCACCAACCTTCGACCTTGGGCAGGTTGTTTAATCTGTCTGGGTCTCTAATCTTCATGTCTTCTGGGGACAAAATTAGGACTTAACATCAAAGGCCTGTGGTCAGGGGTCAATGAAATGACCCATGTAGAGCAAGTTGCCCATATAGCCAGAATGCAATGTGTGTTTGCTCCTGACGTTATTTTTGGCAGTTTTCTTAGTGATGAATCCCTCCCAGAAGTAAGGAGCTCAAGATGAGAGGCTAGAGGCCTGGCCCCGTGGTTAGCAAGGGACCCTGCGGTATCAGTGTCTAAAATTAAGAGGCTGAGGAGACTGGCATCCCCACCGCTCTCCAGGGGAATCTGCTGGAGTGAGCCCCCGGGGGCCTGGGCACCATCTGAAATGATTCGCAAAACTTGGCGCCCTTTTCGGAAGATGCTGAGCTAGATCCTCGATAGTACTTGATACTCAGAGGTCCGGAACTCAAGAATTCCAGAGCGAGCCAGCCGCCTGTGCCCTCACAGCTGGGATGTCCCATGCCCCTTACCCAGAACATGCCTGGTGCTGATCAACCTTGTCTGGGGAGGGACAGGCCTGCGTCAGTGGCTGTAGCTGTGGGCGTCTATGAGGGATGGGTCAGAAGAAAGGCCTGTGCTGGAACTGAGAGCCAGCAgtgcagcccccccacccccccacacacactcacacttacacacacacacacacacacacacatgcatacaaacACATGGAGGGCATGGAACGTTTGCCTGCTTTAATATAGAGATTCATAGTCCAAGGCATTTCGCCTTGGGACCAGTGTTCCCCATTTGGATGGTCAGGTCTGAGCTCACCGGCCATAATGCATACTTCGTTCCTCCTACATACGGCCACCGTAGTGGCCAAAATAGGACCAAAGCACCTCCCCCATGGGGACCCCTATTCTAGAGATGACCAGAGATGGAACCCTGGAAACGTCAAGTCACCTGCCCCAGGGCACCCAGCCGATCAGCTGCAGAACCCCTTGCCTTCTGTTCCCGCAACCCGTGCCTGCACCCCAAGCCATCGGTGCCCTCCTGGTGGGCTCTCACATGCCAAGGGCAGAGCTGGAGCTCTGCCTGTCACCACCAGGTCCCAGCCCCACCTCCACAGAGCCCCACCTCGGCAGAGCCCGGGGACAATCAAACGGGGCTTCCCCTCTCAAGGCAGGAAGTGGTGGGAGAGGTTTAAAGCAGCTCAGGAGGGGAAACAGCCCTCAGAGCAGTGAAGCAAACCCTGGGaccagccctgcccccagcccgCCCACAAACGCCACCCTCCACCCAGCCCCAGCAGGCAGCAAGGGGGGGCCTGGCTTTGGGACTGATCGGCCTCTTCTTCTCTTGTCTCTACAGGCTTCTGGGACTCCTCACTAAACCCCCGGCGAGGCGATGGGAGCCTCGCGGCACCCCCAAGAGACCCAGCCCCCGGAGCACCCTCAGCCTCCAGCCTCAGGTCCACGGCCCATTACGAGAACTGCTCGTGTGAAATTGAGCTGTCCATAGGAAATGACCGCCTGTGGTTTGTGAACCCGATTTTCATCGAGGACTGTGGGGGCAGTGCCCTGCCTGCGGACCAGCCACCCCCTGGAAGCTGCCCCCTGCGCCCGTTGCCTCCCACCTCCTTTGCTACCTCACCCACCTCCAAGTGGGCCCCTCGCcgcccagcaccccctcccccagcacccccgcTCCAACCCTCCAGCCCCCCCCGGCCTCCTCCACCTCCCACTCCTGTTCTGGCCTGTCCTTTGTCCAGTCCCCCCCCAGTGActgctcccccacctccagaGGCCTTTCCTCCTGCACCCCCGGCATCCGCCCCCGACCTGGCACCCCATGCCCCAGGCCCCCCCAACCACCCAAGCCAGCCACCCATGGCAGCCTGTGAGAGGCTTTCACGCCCCCCTACAGGCTTGGGCCCGCTCAGGGAGGAAGAGATGAAGCCAGGGGCAGGCCCCAGCCCCTCGAAGCagacccctgcccctccagcacccATGAAGAAGAACCTTCCTGCCGCTCCTCCCAGACGCCGCATCTCTGAGAAGGTCTCCCTGGAGGACCAGAGTGTGGGGAAGGTGGACAGGGGGATGCCTGCAGAGAGGGACCAGCTGGGTCTTCCCAGGTCATCCCCACTCAGCCCGCCTCCCCGGGGGACCTCAGACAGTCCTGGGGACAGGCCTCAGGGGACCACAGAGCAAGGTCAGGAAGCAGCGGCCAAAACCAGTGATCCGGGCAGCATGCCAGAGCCGCCGAGAAAGATCCGACAACCCCCAATCCCGCCCCCCAGGAGGAAACGGATCTCCCGGCAGCTGGCCTCAGGCCTTCCCAGCCCCTTGGAGAGCACCGAGTCCTCCGAGAAGGAAGAAGCCCCCGAGAAGCCTGCACCGGGTCCCCCAAGAGAAGGCCAGAGCCCTGCCTCCCAAGCCAGGACTCCCGGCACCCGGCCCCAGAGCACAGCCGAGTTCAAGGGCTCCCTGGCCTCCCTGTCAGACAGCTTGGGAGTGCCCGCCTCGGCCACAGACCAGGACTCCTACTCAACCAGCAGCACGGAGGAGGAGCTGGAGCCGTTTGGCGGCGGCTCCGGGGGGAAAAAGAAGCCGTCGGTGATCCTGGGCAAGGCACGTCACCGCCTGAGCCTGGTGAGCTTCACCAATGTCTTCCACGCGTTCCTGTCCAACAACCGCAAGCTCTACAAGAAGGTGGTGGAGCTGGCGCAGGACAAGACCTCGTACTTCGGCAGCCTGGTCCAGGACTACAAGGTGTACAGCCTGGAAATGATGGCGCGCCAGACCTCCAGCACCGAGATGCTACAGGAGATCCGCACCATGATGACCCAGCTCAAGAGTTACCTGCTGCAGAGCACCGAGCTCAGGGCCCTAGTGGACCCCGCCCTGCACCCGGAGGAGGAGATAGGTCAGTCCTGGGCCGGGGGGAGGGATGATTCTGgatggtccccccaccccccaccttctaCAAACTGACCCCTCTGCTGATCGGCTTCTTACCGACGAGCTCTGCTCCTGGGTCCATGAGCTGGTGGAAGAAACTCAAGTACAGGtgcagcccctcccacccccctcctgcCCAGGATGCTACTGATTTCCTTAGGGAGACAAGCACAAGGAATAAGTCAAGGCAGAAGAAGTATTACTGTGTGTAGCTGCAGAGGGCCCGAGCCATCCCTGCAGCTCCTGGGGTTCTCAGAGATGCAGACCACCGCACCCCTCATCCAGAGGGCACGGGCCACAGCCACTCCCTGCCCCTGcactttagagatgagaaaaatggGTCCTGCCACGGGAAAGGACTTGGTCAAGGTCACGCAGGAGTCAGAGGCATGGGGGATGctcaccatgagtccctgccttTGGGTCACCATACCTCTAGCTTCCGAGGGCCCGTGGGGTCACGCTGCGGGCCAGGGAGAATGGGCAGGAGTGGGCTGAAGCACACAAGGGCAGCTGCATGTCCTCTGTTGCAGAGGCTGGAGAAGccaaggggaagaaggaggggtAGAATGATGATTGGGACGGGGGAGCCAGCACCAAACGCGGACATGGGTCAAGCCCAAGCCTGTATGGCAAGAGAGCATTATCTGGATCTCTACTGAGACTCAATCATGGGAGCATGGGCCCCTCCCTTACCCCCCAGGAGTAGGGCAGCTCCGGTGTCTCCCTATATAGACAAGACATGTGTCCTCTGGGGATGGGATAGAGCCAAAAATACTTCCTGAGAACACTTCCCTACTATCAACCCAAGGGTACAAGTATCGCTGTGGTGTCAGGCAGGCGGGGTTCAAATTCTTGTTCAGCCCCCACCTAGCTGGAACCCACACCTTCAGAGCCTGAGTTGGGACGTCCGTAGAGTGGGGATAATGGCATGTATGTTGCAGACTTGCCATTAGATCAAAGCCAACTAAATCCCGTTCCACTAGCGGATCAGGATGCCTCTTGGATTAGATGACAAACAGCGAAGGAAGAGATCATGTATGTAAATGTAGCTGTGGAGTGACTTCTCCAGGCAAAGGGCATAGCAagcacaaaggccctgaggcaggagcagagcagcagggaggccAGGATGGCTGGAACACCATGAACACAGGGGCACAGGCAAGGTGATAAGTGAGAACAGACTATAAAGCCccgggtgggaggagggggtgcgGGGGGCCAGGGTTCTTTATAAGACACGGGGAACACTCTGGCTTCTACTGTGCATGAGGTGAGAGCCATTGGAGAGTTCTGAGCACAGGAATGTTGGAATCAAACATGCCATAACAGGCTTATGCTGGTTGCTGTTctgagaataaatgaaaaagggCCAGGGCAAGAGACTACTCATATAACTCAGGGAAAAGATGATGGCAGCCCAGGTTAAGGTGGTGGCCATGGAAATGGTAAGAAGTCAGATTCTGGTTATACTGTATTCTTGAGCCTCGAGGCACGTGGATTTGAGAATTCAGAGACACATTAAGaataattctacaaaacatttccTAGGCCCCCCCCGGGCCCTCCATATACAACTGCACAGGTTGTATACTGCACAACTCCCATGTAAATAGCGCCCTTTGAAGTTATGCATTGGTAGGCAGCCCTGTGAGAGTTTCATCAGTTCCAGGCCATGTGAAAAGCATGAGGATACAGTGTTTCAGTCCCACAGGGCTCCTGTACCCTTGTCTTTGCAGTGTGGCTTTCTGCTGAATGTACTATAAGGGTCTCCTGTGTCAGAACTTCGAGGGGTAGCTGCTGGGGTACTGAGTTTGTCCTACCAGGGACCAGGAGATGGGGACAGCCACGCTGTTGGGCACCAAAGCCAGGTGACTGGGTTCCTCACCCTCCCGCTCTTGCACCCCCCCTACAGAAGCAATTGTGGAGTCGGCCTTGTACAAGTGTGTGTTAAAGCCCTTGAAAGAAGCCATCAACTCTTGCCTGCGTGAGATCCACAGCAAGGATGGCTCGCTGCAGCAGCTCAAGGAGAACCAGCTGGTGATCctggccaccaccaccactgaCCTGGGTGTGACAACCAGCGTGCCGGAGGTGCCTGTCATGGAGAAAATCCTGCAGAAGTTCACCAGCTTGCACAAGGCCTACTCTCCCGAGAAGAAGATCTCCATCCTACTTAAGACCTGTAAGCTCATCTACGACTCCATGGCCCTCGGCAACCCAGGTAGGTAGGCAGCCAGAGGAGCCTGGGCTGGGGGTCTCTCTAGGAACAGCAATACTGTGTGGGCCTGGGACCCCTCCCCAGCAAGGATTCCGGAGCCTTTGGAAGGCACCAGAGAACGCTTTTCAGGTTCCGAGGCCTGTTGGGGCAGGATGGGGCATGGTGGGGCGGAATCCCTGGGCACCTCTTAGGGGTTACCTGGGGATCAGGTGGAGAGCCATGAGTAGCTTCCACATGGGAGGAGAGCAAGGATGCCAGGCACACTGCGTTCGTTTGTGTTGATTAGGAGAAAGTTCTCTATGAGTgtatttgggctgctataacaagtgTCACAAAGCAGGTGGCTGAAACAACATcgtctcacacttctggaggctgggggtgggagagcaAGGTGTCACAGGGTcgtgctccctctgaaggcttGAGGGGAGGCTGTGTTCTAGGCCTCTCTCCCAGATTCTGgtagttccttggcttgtggcaacAAAAGAACGCTTGTGGtgttctctttgtgtgtgtgtgtgtgtgtgtgtgtccaaactTCCCATATTTTGAGGCCGTCAGGCATATTGGATGAGGGgcccccctccctgctccagtatgacctcatcctAACTGATGACATCCAcagtgaccctatttccaaataaggtcacattcccagGAACCAAGAGTTCAGACTTCAACTTAAGAATTTCagaggggggacgcctgggtggctcagttggttggacgactgccttcggctcagggcgtgatcctggagtcccgggatcgagtcccacatcaggctcccagctccatggggagtctgcttcgctctctgaccttctcctcgctcatgctctctctcactgtctctctctctcaaataaataaataaaatctttaaaaaaaaaaaaaaaaaaaaaaaagaatttcagagggaccgggacacctgggtggctc
Coding sequences within:
- the RIN3 gene encoding ras and Rab interactor 3, with protein sequence MVAERKCELSLPASMRALMCPWGRPLANPVPDVGKGEGEEEEEEDGMGLRPPVTPKNCLPRRGISVLEKLIKTCPVWLQLGLGQAEAAGILLQEAAGTFLVRRDSSLKHLVLCVHFPSLNEGSSEVLEYTVKEEKSILYLEGSVLVFEDIFRLIAFYCVSRDLLPFTLRLPQAILEASSFTDLETISNLGLGFWDSSLNPRRGDGSLAAPPRDPAPGAPSASSLRSTAHYENCSCEIELSIGNDRLWFVNPIFIEDCGGSALPADQPPPGSCPLRPLPPTSFATSPTSKWAPRRPAPPPPAPPLQPSSPPRPPPPPTPVLACPLSSPPPVTAPPPPEAFPPAPPASAPDLAPHAPGPPNHPSQPPMAACERLSRPPTGLGPLREEEMKPGAGPSPSKQTPAPPAPMKKNLPAAPPRRRISEKVSLEDQSVGKVDRGMPAERDQLGLPRSSPLSPPPRGTSDSPGDRPQGTTEQGQEAAAKTSDPGSMPEPPRKIRQPPIPPPRRKRISRQLASGLPSPLESTESSEKEEAPEKPAPGPPREGQSPASQARTPGTRPQSTAEFKGSLASLSDSLGVPASATDQDSYSTSSTEEELEPFGGGSGGKKKPSVILGKARHRLSLVSFTNVFHAFLSNNRKLYKKVVELAQDKTSYFGSLVQDYKVYSLEMMARQTSSTEMLQEIRTMMTQLKSYLLQSTELRALVDPALHPEEEIEAIVESALYKCVLKPLKEAINSCLREIHSKDGSLQQLKENQLVILATTTTDLGVTTSVPEVPVMEKILQKFTSLHKAYSPEKKISILLKTCKLIYDSMALGNPGKPYGADDFLPVLMYVLARSNLTEMLLNVEYMMELMDPALQLGEGSYYLTTTYGALEHIKNYDKITVTRQLSLEVQDSIHRWERRRTLNKARASRSSVQDFICVSYLEPDRQSRTLASRADTPAEALCAQCAEKFEVLQPQDHRLFVLVDGRCFQLADEALPHRIKGYLLRSEPKRDFHFVYRPLDGGGGGPPCLVVREPNFL